DNA from Candidatus Caldatribacterium sp.:
GTATTCATGGTTTGGAGGGAGAGGTGGGCAATGATCATTGTTCTGCGGAGTGGTGCCACACAGCAGGAAATTGACGAGGTTGTGCGGCGCCTCAAGCGTCTCGGTTTTGGGGTACATATCTCCCAGGGTGTTGAACGAACGATCATTGGGGCCATAGGAGATGAACGGGGGGTAAACCTTGAAGAGAAGATTGGGGTGCTCCCCTTTGTGGAGCGGGTCATCCCCATTCTGACACCCTACAAGCTCACAAGCCGCGAATTCCGGGAAGCGGACACGGTCGTCCGGATAGGAGATGTGGAGATTGGCCCGGGGAGATTCGTCGTCATGGCTGGTCCCTGCGCCATTGAATCCGAGGCCCAGATCATTGAAACTGCCCATCGAGTCAAGGAGGCAGGAGCAAAAATTCTCCGTGGAGGAGCTTTCAAGCCGAGAACGTCACCCTACAGTTTCCAGGGACTCGGGGAAGAGGGACTTCGTCTCCTCGCCAAAGCTCGCGAAGAGACCGGCCTTCCCTTTGTGACCGAGGCGCTGGGTATCGAAGAACTCCCCATCGTTGCAGAGTACGCCGATATGATTCAGATTGGAGCACGGAATATGCAGAACTTCAGGCTTCTTGAGGCGGTTGGGCGCTTGCGGAAGCCGGTCCTCTTGAAGCGGGGGATGATGAACACCATTGACGAGCTCCTCATGTCTGCAGAGTACATCCTTGCCCAGGGGAACTACCAGGTCGTCCTCTGTGAACGGGGTATCCGTACCTTTGAACCTTCGACTCGGAATACCCTCGATTTGAGCTGTGTGCCCCTGGTGAAGAAAAAGAGCCACCTCCCCATTATCGTCGATCCGAGCCATGGCACGGGACGAAGCGACCTTGTGATACCTATGAGCCTTGCAGCTTTAGCCTGTGGTGCCGATGGTCTCCTTGTTGAGGTTCATCCCAACCCCATTGAAGCCCTCTCTGATGGTCCACAATCGCTCACTCCCGATCAATTCGCAACCCTCATGAAGGAGCTTCGGAAACTCGCAGCTGTTGTGGGGAGGGAAGTATAGTTTGGAAACCTTCACTATTGGCATCATAGGGCTTGGCCTTGTGGGTGGATCCTTGGGACTTGATTTCGCTGCATGGGCGAAGAAGGAAAAGATTATCGGATACGATGTCTCAGAAGAGGTTGCGCGAAAAGCCAAAGAAAGAGGGGCGGTGGACTGCCTTGGCAAAAGCGTTGCAGAGGTGGCGCAAGAGTCCGATCTCATCTTCATTGCTACACCGGTTCGGAAAATCCCGCAAATCTTTCGCACCATCCAGCCTTTTCTGCGCGAGGGAGCAAGGGTTTTCGACACCGGGAGCTCGAAGGAGTGGATTTTTGAGGAAATCCATCCTGAAAACCTCGACGTGGAGTACATTGGCTTTCACCCAATGGGTGGGGCCGAGAAAGGTGGCATCGAAGGGGCGCGGGCAGGGCTTTTTCGCAATATGCCTCTCCTTATCGTTCCAGGTAAACTGAGGGATGGAACAGAGGAACTCCTCTTGGAGCTTGGGGAGGTTGTTGGAGGCAAGGTTTTTTTTTAACCCCTGT
Protein-coding regions in this window:
- the aroF gene encoding 3-deoxy-7-phosphoheptulonate synthase, yielding MIIVLRSGATQQEIDEVVRRLKRLGFGVHISQGVERTIIGAIGDERGVNLEEKIGVLPFVERVIPILTPYKLTSREFREADTVVRIGDVEIGPGRFVVMAGPCAIESEAQIIETAHRVKEAGAKILRGGAFKPRTSPYSFQGLGEEGLRLLAKAREETGLPFVTEALGIEELPIVAEYADMIQIGARNMQNFRLLEAVGRLRKPVLLKRGMMNTIDELLMSAEYILAQGNYQVVLCERGIRTFEPSTRNTLDLSCVPLVKKKSHLPIIVDPSHGTGRSDLVIPMSLAALACGADGLLVEVHPNPIEALSDGPQSLTPDQFATLMKELRKLAAVVGREV
- a CDS encoding prephenate dehydrogenase/arogenate dehydrogenase family protein; its protein translation is METFTIGIIGLGLVGGSLGLDFAAWAKKEKIIGYDVSEEVARKAKERGAVDCLGKSVAEVAQESDLIFIATPVRKIPQIFRTIQPFLREGARVFDTGSSKEWIFEEIHPENLDVEYIGFHPMGGAEKGGIEGARAGLFRNMPLLIVPGKLRDGTEELLLELGEVVGGKVFF